A window of the Cystobacter fuscus genome harbors these coding sequences:
- a CDS encoding M20/M25/M40 family metallo-hydrolase, producing the protein MIRRSLFAGFAVAVLLGGVLLAYQPVTGSLPEGASGEASGFHWRHVAERLRIISAESHFIGTRAHREVYRYILEEAAKNPGVQVELQSVEASYRAWEPFAIATVNNVVARLPGTQGGRSVLVVAHYDSAPTSPGAADDGTAVAAMLEVLRLMASGTRPRNDLVFLFADAEEVGSMGASAFLEALTPAERERIATVLNFDARGNRGPVVMFETSQDNGWLIEQFATASPSPVGHSLASAIYGLLKNGTDFSVFRDAGMSGLNFAYFDGLEVYHTRGESAASVDPRSIQHQGEQMLALVRQLANEDLSHVVSPPVIYFDVLGLFVVRYGLWLGQVLALGCALGLGLLLFRGVRSGQLRLGRCGVALAVALGGVVLPALLAWLLWGAVRWLEPRYMLLPGETSVSTERYFIGLLVLAAAVIAWGAHAVRRLLTPAELAVGALVPWTMLAVLSVFLLPGTSYFFQWPQLCGLGLLSLLLREERQPSAPSSLALGLAPLLFVPSILLVVPLTRLLYAAFGMTGIALVIALWSLGWTLFVPFLRFILGGPLVWCARLGVVAGGALFVAAFVMRVFDSSQPSMNSLVYLLDIDQKKAFWVSGDPFLDEWTGPSLGAGARQEQLEHYFPYVDWKVFVAETSVREYPAPGLEVLADTRQGARRQVAIRLLPRLDASMLELRVSPAKLLGVEVAGKHYGPAELRSDWGRLIFQFWTPATTGVDMKLLLEEDLQVELRLSEVRYGSESTEPLFPQRRPADKSPYPFGWFSDSVRVTQAVRL; encoded by the coding sequence ATGATTCGTCGGAGTTTGTTCGCCGGCTTCGCGGTTGCCGTGCTGCTGGGAGGAGTGCTGCTGGCGTACCAGCCCGTGACGGGGTCGCTCCCGGAGGGCGCCAGCGGCGAGGCGTCGGGTTTCCACTGGCGGCACGTCGCCGAGCGGCTGCGCATCATCTCCGCCGAGAGCCACTTCATTGGCACCCGGGCGCATCGCGAGGTGTACCGGTACATCCTCGAGGAGGCCGCGAAGAACCCGGGGGTCCAGGTCGAGCTGCAGTCGGTCGAGGCGAGCTACCGCGCGTGGGAGCCGTTCGCGATCGCCACCGTGAACAACGTCGTGGCGCGGCTGCCCGGCACCCAGGGAGGGCGGAGCGTGCTGGTGGTGGCGCATTACGACTCGGCCCCCACCAGTCCGGGCGCGGCCGACGACGGGACCGCGGTGGCCGCCATGTTGGAGGTGTTGCGCCTGATGGCGAGTGGAACGCGCCCGCGCAACGACCTCGTCTTCCTGTTCGCCGACGCGGAAGAGGTGGGCTCCATGGGCGCCAGCGCCTTCCTGGAGGCGCTGACCCCCGCCGAGCGCGAGCGGATCGCCACGGTGCTGAACTTCGATGCACGCGGCAACCGGGGACCCGTGGTCATGTTCGAGACCAGCCAGGACAACGGCTGGCTCATCGAGCAGTTCGCCACCGCGAGCCCGTCTCCGGTGGGCCACTCCCTGGCGAGCGCGATCTACGGCCTGCTGAAGAACGGCACCGACTTCTCGGTCTTCCGTGACGCCGGGATGAGCGGGCTGAACTTCGCGTACTTCGACGGGTTGGAGGTGTACCACACGCGCGGAGAGTCGGCCGCCAGCGTCGACCCGCGCAGCATCCAGCACCAGGGCGAGCAGATGCTGGCCCTGGTGCGGCAACTGGCGAACGAGGACCTGAGCCACGTCGTCAGCCCACCCGTCATCTACTTCGATGTGCTCGGCCTGTTCGTGGTCCGGTACGGACTCTGGTTGGGCCAGGTACTCGCGCTGGGGTGCGCACTGGGGCTGGGGCTGCTGCTCTTCCGGGGCGTGCGCTCGGGACAGCTGCGGCTGGGGCGCTGTGGTGTGGCGCTGGCCGTCGCGCTGGGGGGGGTGGTGCTCCCCGCGCTGCTGGCCTGGCTGCTGTGGGGCGCGGTGCGGTGGTTGGAGCCCCGGTACATGCTGTTGCCCGGGGAGACCTCCGTCTCCACGGAGCGCTACTTCATCGGGCTGCTGGTGCTGGCGGCGGCGGTGATCGCGTGGGGGGCGCATGCCGTGAGGCGCCTCCTGACACCGGCGGAGCTGGCGGTTGGCGCGCTGGTGCCGTGGACGATGCTGGCCGTGCTCAGTGTGTTCCTGTTGCCGGGCACCAGCTACTTCTTCCAGTGGCCGCAGCTCTGCGGGCTGGGGTTGCTCTCCCTCTTGCTGCGCGAGGAACGACAGCCGTCCGCGCCGTCCTCCCTGGCCCTGGGGCTCGCTCCGCTGCTGTTCGTTCCCTCCATCCTGCTGGTCGTCCCGCTCACCCGGCTGCTCTACGCCGCGTTTGGCATGACGGGCATCGCCCTGGTCATCGCCCTGTGGTCGCTGGGGTGGACCCTTTTCGTGCCGTTCCTTCGCTTCATCCTGGGCGGGCCACTGGTCTGGTGTGCCCGCCTGGGGGTCGTCGCGGGGGGCGCTCTCTTCGTGGCCGCGTTCGTCATGCGGGTATTCGATTCGTCCCAGCCGAGCATGAACTCCCTGGTGTACCTGCTGGACATCGACCAGAAGAAGGCGTTCTGGGTCTCGGGAGATCCCTTCCTCGACGAGTGGACCGGGCCGAGCCTCGGGGCCGGTGCGCGGCAGGAGCAACTGGAGCACTACTTCCCGTACGTGGACTGGAAGGTGTTCGTGGCGGAGACCTCCGTACGTGAATACCCCGCTCCGGGCCTCGAGGTGCTGGCCGATACCCGGCAAGGTGCGCGGCGGCAGGTGGCGATCCGCCTGCTGCCACGGCTCGACGCCTCGATGCTCGAGCTGCGGGTCTCCCCCGCGAAGCTCCTGGGGGTCGAGGTCGCCGGCAAGCACTATGGGCCAGCCGAGCTGCGCAGCGACTGGGGACGGTTGATCTTCCAGTTCTGGACGCCGGCCACGACCGGTGTCGACATGAAGTTGCTCCTGGAAGAGGACCTCCAGGTGGAGCTGCGCCTGAGCGAGGTGCGGTACGGCAGCGAGTCCACGGAGCCGCTGTTCCCCCAGCGGAGACCCGCGGACAAGAGCCCCTATCCCTTCGGCTGGTTCTCGGATTCGGTGCGTGTCACCCAGGCGGTGCGGCTATGA